Part of the bacterium genome, ATTACAGCGAGAGCGCGGGCACGCTGGCGAACCTGGCCCGGCTGCTGAATCACGGGACCCTCGGCGGAACCGGGCGCATGGTTATCCTTCCCGTAGACCAGGGGTTTGAGCACGGTCCCGCGCGCAGCTTCGCGCCCAACCCGCCCGCCTATGATCCGCGCTACCACTTCGAGCTCGCGATCGAGGCCGGATGCAACGCCTACGCGGCTCCCCTCGGCTTTATCGAGGCGGGCGCCGTTGAGTTCGCAGGGGAGATCCCGCTGATCCTCAAGCTGAACAGCCACGACCTGCTTTCGGACGAGCGAGACCCGATCCCCGCCCTCACCGCGAGCGTCGGCGAAGCGTTGCGGCTCGGGTGCGCCGCGGTCGGGTACACCATCTATCCCGGATCCTCCCGAAGCCGGGAGATGTACCAACAGTTGCGCGAGGTCGCCGAGGTGGCGAAGCGCGCCGGACTGGTGGTCGTGGTGTGGTCGTATCCGCGCGGCTCGAGCTTGAGCAAGGAAGGGGAGACCGCAATCGACATCGTCGCCTACGCGGCCCACATCGCGGCCCAGCTAGGCGCACACATCATCAAGGTAAAGCTGCCGACCGATCACATCGAGAAGCCTGACGCGCAGAAGATCTATGAACAGTACGAGATCCCCATCAAGACCCTCAAGGAACGCGTGCGTCATGTCGTGCAGAGCGTGTTCCACGGGCGGCGGGTGGTGATTTTCTCGGGCGGGCCGCGGGAAGAGGACGAAGCGGTGTACAACGAGGCTCGTGCCATCCGGGACGGCGGGGGGTTTGGCTCGATCATCGGGCGGAACTCGTTCCAGCGGCCCAAGCCCGACGCGCTCCGGTTTCTACGGACCATCATGAAGATCTACGCTGGAGAGGGCGATGAACGAACGCCTGCATAGGCTGCCTGCGTGAGGGGGTGCGAGATGGAACTCGGCATGGTGGGCCTGGGACGGATGGGAGCCAATATGGCCGAGCGGTTGACTCGGGGTGGACACCGCGTGGTGGGCTTTGATCCACGGCCTGAGGCGGTCCGGCGACTCGCGGGGAATGGGGGGGTGGCCGCGTCTTCGCTCCAGGCAATCGTTGAACAGTTAGCCCCGCCCCGGGCCGTGTGGGTGATGGTGCCCTCCGGCGATCCGGTGGATCAGACGATCGCCGCATTGCTGCCGGCCCTCGCGAAGGGTGATGTCATCATCGATGGCGGCAACTCCTACTACAAGGACTCCATCCGCCGCGCGGGCCGCGTGACCGAGCGTGGCGTTGACTTCATCGATGTGGGCACGAGCGGGGGGATCTGGGGCCTCAAGGAGGGCTACAGCATGATGGTCGGCGGGGACCGTCAGGTCGTCGAGCGGCTCTCGCCGATCTTCAAGACGCTCGCGCCGGGGCCTGACCTCGGTTGGGGGTACGTGGGCCCTCACGGGGCCGGACACTACGTGAAGATGGTGCACAACGCGATTGAGTACGGGATGATGCAAGCCTACGCGGAAGGTTTCGAGCTTCTATCAAAGAAGGCCGAGTTCGCGCTCGACCTCAAACAGGTCGCCGAGATCTGGCGGTACGGCAGCGTGGTCCGTTCCTGGCTCCTGGACTTGGCCGCGAACGCGCTTGCGGAAAACCCCAATCTGGAGGGGATTGCGGCGTACGTCGAGGACAGCGGGGAGGGCCGCTGGACCGTGATCGAGGCCATCGAGCAGGCGTGCGCGATCCCGGTGATCTCGATGGCGCTGGAGCGGCGCTTCCGGTCTCGTGAGACCGATCCCTTCGGCGATCGGTTGCTGGCCGCGCTCCGCGCGCAGTTCGGGGGACACGCGGTCAAGCGCACAACGTGATGCGTCCGGACATCCGCATCAGTGCGGATGGGGACCGGCTTGCCCGAGACGTCGCCCGAGCCATCGTCGAGCGCCTGAATCAGCCCCTGGTGCCTGGGGGGAGCCGCTCCCTCTGTCTCGCGGGGGGACAGACTCCGCGCGACTTGTACCAGGTTCTGGCCACGGAATATCGGGACACGATACCGTGGCCTCGACTTCACCTGTTCTGGGGCGACGAGCGCTATGTGCCCCCGGACGACGCGCAGAGCAATTACCGGCTCGTGCGAGAATCGCTGCTGGATCACGTCCCGATTCCAAAAGAGAACGTGCATCCCATGCCCACCAACCTGCCGGACCCGAACGATGCGGCCGCGGCCTACGAGCAGACGCTACGGGAGCGGCTCTCCCCACCGTGGCCGCGCTTCGATCTCGTCCTGTTGGGGATGGGGTCCGACGGGCACACGGCCTCGCTGTTCCCCGGCTCTCCGGCCCTGGCCGAACGAACCCGGTGGGTCGCGACCTCTCGTGCCTCCGTGGAACCGCGGGTCCGGTTGACGCTGACCCTACCCGTCCTCAACCGGGCCGCCCTCGTCTTTTTCCTCGTCGCGGGAGCCGAGAAAGCGGATATCCTACGCCGGGTCCTTGCCGGCCCGTCCGAGCCGGTGCCGTACCCCGCAGCCGCCGTTAGGCCGGAAGACGGCCGCGTCGTCTGGTGGGTCGACCAGCAGGCGGCGAGGTCTCTCCCGTAGCGAGGTGGCGATGTGGCACCCCCACAGCACTATGACGCGATTGTGGTTGGGTCCGGCCAAGGCGGGAATCCGCTGGCCAAAGCGCTGGCTGTGGCGGGGCGGAAGACCGCGATGGTGGAGCGCGAGCACGTGGGGGGGACCTGCATCAACGAAGGATGCACTCCCACGAAGACGATGGTGGCGAGTGGCCGGGTCGCTTACCTGGCCCGGCGTGGAGGAGACTTTGGGATCCGCACCGGGCCGGTCGGTGTCGACCAGGCCAAGGTCCGGGAGCGGAAGAGAACCATCGTAAACGCTTGGCGGGATGGTGGCGAACGGGGACTGAGGAAAACCAAAGGGCTGGATCTCCTGTTGGGTGAGGCCAGGTTCACCGGCCCCAAGACCCTCGAGGTGCGGGTGACCGGTGGGGATCCCCGGACGCTCACCGGCGACCTCATCTTCATCAACACGGGCGCCCGGCCCGCGAAACCGCAGCTCGCCGGGATCGATCGTATCCCGGCGCTCGACTCGACGTCGGTGATGGAGCTGGGCGAGACACCCGACCACCTGCTGGTGATGGGCGGCGGCTACATCGGGTTGGAGTTCGGCCAGATGTTCCGCCGTTTCGGGAGCCGGGTGACGATCGTGCAGCGCGGGAAGCAGTTGCTGACCGGCGAAGATGCCGATGTGGCCGAGGAAGTGGCGAAGATTCTGCGCGAGGACGGCGTCGAAGTGTTGCTCGACGCGGAGGCGCAGGGCGCCGCGCCCGCCGCCGGCGGCAGGATCGATCTGACCGTCCACGTCGCCGGCGCCCGCGACCCGCGCACGCTCACCGGCTCGCACCTCCTCGTCGCGGTGGGCCGGGTGCCTAACACCGACCG contains:
- a CDS encoding class I fructose-bisphosphate aldolase, with product MSDRTREILGWYYSESAGTLANLARLLNHGTLGGTGRMVILPVDQGFEHGPARSFAPNPPAYDPRYHFELAIEAGCNAYAAPLGFIEAGAVEFAGEIPLILKLNSHDLLSDERDPIPALTASVGEALRLGCAAVGYTIYPGSSRSREMYQQLREVAEVAKRAGLVVVVWSYPRGSSLSKEGETAIDIVAYAAHIAAQLGAHIIKVKLPTDHIEKPDAQKIYEQYEIPIKTLKERVRHVVQSVFHGRRVVIFSGGPREEDEAVYNEARAIRDGGGFGSIIGRNSFQRPKPDALRFLRTIMKIYAGEGDERTPA
- the gnd gene encoding decarboxylating 6-phosphogluconate dehydrogenase, with amino-acid sequence MELGMVGLGRMGANMAERLTRGGHRVVGFDPRPEAVRRLAGNGGVAASSLQAIVEQLAPPRAVWVMVPSGDPVDQTIAALLPALAKGDVIIDGGNSYYKDSIRRAGRVTERGVDFIDVGTSGGIWGLKEGYSMMVGGDRQVVERLSPIFKTLAPGPDLGWGYVGPHGAGHYVKMVHNAIEYGMMQAYAEGFELLSKKAEFALDLKQVAEIWRYGSVVRSWLLDLAANALAENPNLEGIAAYVEDSGEGRWTVIEAIEQACAIPVISMALERRFRSRETDPFGDRLLAALRAQFGGHAVKRTT
- the pgl gene encoding 6-phosphogluconolactonase, producing MRPDIRISADGDRLARDVARAIVERLNQPLVPGGSRSLCLAGGQTPRDLYQVLATEYRDTIPWPRLHLFWGDERYVPPDDAQSNYRLVRESLLDHVPIPKENVHPMPTNLPDPNDAAAAYEQTLRERLSPPWPRFDLVLLGMGSDGHTASLFPGSPALAERTRWVATSRASVEPRVRLTLTLPVLNRAALVFFLVAGAEKADILRRVLAGPSEPVPYPAAAVRPEDGRVVWWVDQQAARSLP
- a CDS encoding mercuric reductase, yielding MAPPQHYDAIVVGSGQGGNPLAKALAVAGRKTAMVEREHVGGTCINEGCTPTKTMVASGRVAYLARRGGDFGIRTGPVGVDQAKVRERKRTIVNAWRDGGERGLRKTKGLDLLLGEARFTGPKTLEVRVTGGDPRTLTGDLIFINTGARPAKPQLAGIDRIPALDSTSVMELGETPDHLLVMGGGYIGLEFGQMFRRFGSRVTIVQRGKQLLTGEDADVAEEVAKILREDGVEVLLDAEAQGAAPAAGGRIDLTVHVAGARDPRTLTGSHLLVAVGRVPNTDRLNLAAAGVQTDRRGYVRVNERLETTAPGVYGIGDVKGGPAFTHISYDDFRILETNLLKGGNTTTEGRLVPYTVFMDPELGRVGVSEQEARNQGRSIRVAKMPMKSVARAVESDETRGLMKVVVDAATGAILGCAILGIAGGELMSMVEIAMMGRLPYTALQNAIFAHPTLAESLNNLFDTLK